A region of Pyxidicoccus parkwaysis DNA encodes the following proteins:
- a CDS encoding eCIS core domain-containing protein, translated as MKILTALPERLRRVLEQLSGYDLRDVRVYSASRWPARIGARAFALGSDIHLSPGAEDALEHEAWHVIQQKQGRVPITRSSCLESHAGLNDDASLEREADTMGLVARHLALRDADLPVTRPLQLVTAQHPVVQRQITVSGLEVANAATLETEIKNRLYLVASDVVDFSNIVKDMLDERLVFDTWADVKREVLVREVGYQAVEKMRALAVDHANRFTTAETRFKKEITAARRDKTKKVDKVFSDNLEQKIYDEEGLIRWGNASYLTYKCRERPMFQWLSGTRNNDPLVMNCWEAVLYSLVKTGLVDKSYITWCIRPAESNANDLPGLGSPNNLAASMLRNMDFFYWPSGAVCNMARKEKRVAPPQDEKSPIVKIPKDKVIPKGRVLMFGLNEHVALSTGTLRNGKHGILELDGSTNTIQESTIEGLKGTYLTSMVVAPFPLCPSGSVRVVEEDNDKSQKRLDMKAAINREYQQKKDKAEELTQKKIAELEKQKEFPGNLQFEKEINEVIEAQRKACTQECARLDQEASEKFEREWVRWNETRTPPVLATITFQHRANDPYEGEVPFL; from the coding sequence ATGAAAATCCTGACGGCACTGCCGGAACGGCTGCGACGAGTTCTCGAGCAGCTCTCCGGCTACGACCTGCGCGACGTGCGCGTGTACTCGGCTTCACGCTGGCCGGCACGCATCGGTGCGCGGGCCTTCGCCCTGGGCAGCGACATCCACCTGTCGCCCGGCGCCGAGGACGCGCTCGAACACGAGGCCTGGCACGTCATCCAGCAGAAGCAGGGCAGGGTGCCCATCACCCGTTCCTCGTGCCTCGAAAGCCACGCGGGCCTGAACGACGACGCCTCCCTCGAACGCGAAGCCGACACGATGGGACTCGTCGCTCGCCACCTCGCGCTTCGGGACGCGGACCTCCCCGTGACCCGGCCGCTCCAGCTCGTCACGGCACAGCACCCCGTCGTCCAGCGGCAGATCACCGTCAGCGGCCTCGAGGTGGCTAATGCCGCCACGCTCGAGACGGAGATCAAGAACCGGCTTTATCTCGTGGCCTCCGACGTCGTCGACTTCTCGAACATCGTCAAGGACATGCTCGATGAGCGCCTCGTCTTCGACACGTGGGCGGACGTGAAGCGGGAGGTTCTCGTCCGCGAGGTGGGCTACCAGGCCGTGGAGAAGATGCGGGCCCTGGCCGTCGACCACGCCAACCGGTTCACGACCGCGGAGACGCGATTCAAGAAAGAGATCACAGCGGCCCGGCGTGACAAGACCAAGAAGGTCGACAAGGTCTTCTCGGACAATCTCGAGCAGAAGATCTACGACGAGGAGGGCCTCATCCGCTGGGGGAACGCGTCGTACCTCACCTACAAGTGCCGCGAGCGGCCGATGTTCCAGTGGCTCTCGGGAACCCGGAACAACGACCCCCTCGTGATGAACTGCTGGGAGGCCGTCCTCTACTCGCTCGTGAAGACGGGGCTCGTCGACAAGAGCTACATCACCTGGTGCATCCGGCCGGCCGAGTCCAACGCCAACGACCTGCCGGGCCTGGGCAGCCCCAACAACCTGGCCGCGAGCATGCTCAGGAACATGGACTTCTTCTATTGGCCCTCCGGAGCCGTGTGCAACATGGCTCGCAAGGAGAAGCGGGTCGCTCCGCCCCAGGATGAGAAGAGCCCCATCGTCAAGATTCCCAAGGACAAGGTCATCCCCAAGGGCCGCGTCCTGATGTTCGGCCTCAACGAGCATGTCGCGCTGTCCACGGGAACGCTCCGCAACGGCAAGCACGGCATCCTCGAGCTCGATGGGTCCACCAACACCATCCAGGAGAGCACCATCGAGGGGCTCAAGGGCACGTACCTGACGTCCATGGTCGTCGCTCCGTTCCCCCTGTGTCCCTCGGGCTCGGTTCGCGTCGTGGAGGAGGACAACGACAAGTCGCAGAAGCGGCTCGACATGAAGGCCGCAATCAACAGGGAGTACCAACAGAAGAAGGACAAGGCCGAGGAGCTGACCCAGAAGAAGATCGCCGAGCTCGAGAAGCAGAAGGAGTTTCCCGGGAACCTCCAGTTCGAAAAGGAGATCAACGAGGTCATCGAGGCGCAGCGCAAGGCGTGCACCCAGGAGTGCGCGCGGCTCGACCAGGAAGCCAGCGAGAAGTTCGAGCGGGAATGGGTGCGTTGGAACGAGACGCGCACGCCTCCCGTCCTCGCCACCATCACCTTCCAGCACCGGGCGAATGACCCCTACGAGGGCGAAGTGCCCTTCCTCTAG